From Stigmatopora nigra isolate UIUO_SnigA chromosome 17, RoL_Snig_1.1, whole genome shotgun sequence, a single genomic window includes:
- the LOC144210804 gene encoding uncharacterized protein LOC144210804 isoform X1, whose translation MEVSPISVTLERYWTEEKERTLISFFAQNNCLWNHKLESYKNRQQRWEMLEKLRILLSAQPPPAPLTVEDIKNKFKNLRTTFQRQHKAVKASKVDGSDAFVPQWKHYQQLMFLQAAGLDDCTDTTMQTSLIVSQEETQHVTNAPGLIISILPPESSNTSAPSSSSCILSNVVVKTWTEEKERALIDFYAEHSCLWNKKSKNHNNRLLRLKLLKILRRRLSDQSASFSIEDLKCKFKNLRTVFNRECKMVQVSRTSNKIYHSKWKHYQQLLFLSKWCKDEDNPENLKLQIPEEEQVQEPGNQSKLSTLTNSSCATQTNIFANPTTSSIIRKTEANTVASFQMCSVTPDYLKLQNSQTASTCPNSQTTSPMNTKSYTNPPPIKVSPISPVLLECRPISDTRCQWNEAKIHQLVLFYSKHKCLWNHKSESYKNKYMRQSLLETLSILLSDHEQPPFTVEDIKIKFRNLRTTFQREHKSVNANKTCGSENFHVPKWKHYQELMFLCESCDEEEEQPDDVPFAPSANANLHPLDHQSPVAFFSQQFPKDSVATSSSHSCNKMNTLESPPSPPPSHHSNPSSASSTSSHLDGSVLGQKRVKQQPPSTTMEVLDLMKTFYQSQIISPHAGFLKYVEECLNETPPDRVKRMKMKIIETIHNMSE comes from the exons ATGGAGGTCTCTCCAATCAGCGTCACCTTGGAAAGATACTGGACAGAGGAGAAAGAAAGGACGCTTATATCATTCTTTGCCC AAAACAACTGCCTGTGGAACCATAAATTGGAAAGCTACAAAAATCGACAGCAACGATGGGAAATGCTGGAAAAATTAAGAATTCTTCTATCTGCTCAACCACCACCTGCTCCTCTCAcag TGGAAGACATCAAGAACAAATTCAAGAACCTTCGTACCACCTTCCAACGGCAGCACAAAGCCGTAAAGGCAAGCAAGGTTGATGGTTCTGATGCATTTGTACCGCAGTGGAAGCACTACCAGCAACTGATGTTCCTGCAAGCTGCAGGCCTGGATGACTGCACTGACACCACCATGCAGACCTCATTAATTGTTTCACAAGAGGAGACCCAACATGTTACAAACGCCCCTGGACTCATCATATCCATTCTTCCCCCGGAATCCTCCAATACAAGTGCTCCTTCGTCGTCATCGTGCATCCTCTCCAACGTAGTGGTTAAAACTTGGACAGAAGAGAAGGAACGTGCACTTATTGATTTCTATGCAG aacaCAGCTGTCTGTGGAACAAGAAGTCTAAAAACCACAACAATCGTCTGCTCAGATTGAAACTTCTAAAGATTCTTAGGAGGAGGCTGTCCGACCAATCTGCATCATTCTCTA TTGAAGACCTCAAATGCAAGTTCAAGAATCTCCGCACAGTTTTTAACCGTGAATGCAAAATGGTTCAAGTCAGTAGGACTTCTAATAAAATCTACCACTCCAAATGGAAACACTACCAGCAACTGCTCTTCCTCAGCAAGTGGTGCAAAGATGAAGATAACCCAGAAAATCTGAAACTACAAATACCGGAGGAAGAACAAGTGCAGGAACCTGGGAACCAATCAAAGTTATCCACCCTAACCAACTCCTCTTGCGCCACCCAAACTAACATTTTCGCCAATCCCACCACTTCTTCCATCATCAGAAAGACAGAAGCCAATACCGTTGCAAGCTTTCAAATGTGCTCTGTCACTCCGGATTATCTCAAACTGCAAAATTCCCAAACTGCTTCCACATGCCCCAATTCCCAAACCACTTCCCCAATGAATACCAAATCCTATACAAATCCTCCCCCTATAAAAGTTTCTCCGATCAGTCCAGTTCTTCTCGAATGTAGGCCCATTTCTGACACCCGCTGCCAGTGGAACGAAGCCAAAATTCACCAACTCGTATTGTTTTACTCCA AACACAAGTGTTTGTGGAACCACAAGTCGGAGAGTTACAAGAACAAGTATATGAGACAGAGTCTTTTGGAGACATTGAGCATCTTACTGTCAGACCATGAGCAGCCCCCCTTTACAG TGGAAGACATCAAGATCAAATTTAGGAACCTTCGAACCACTTTTCAACGGGAACACAAGTCAGTGAACGCTAACAAAACCTGTGGTTCAGAAAACTTTCATGTACCCAAATGGAAACACTACCAAGAGTTGATGTTCCTCTGCGAATCTtgcgatgaggaggaggagcagcccGACGATGTCCCCTTTGCACCGTCGGCCAACGCCAACCTCCATCCTCTAGATCACCAATCCCCAGTTGCCTTCTTCTCCCAACAATTTCCCAAAGACTCAGTTGCAACCAGCAGTAGTCACTCTTGTAACAAAATGAATACTCTTGAATCTCCACCTTCACCTCCTCCATCCCATCATTCAAACCCCTCATCCGCTTCTTCCACATCTTCTCATCTTGACGGTAGCGTTTTGGGTCAAAAACGGGTAAAGCAACAGCCGCCATCCACCACAATGGAGGTGCTGGATTTAATGAAGACGTTCTATCAAAGTCAGATTATTTCGCCGCATGCCGGTTTTCTCAAGTACGTGGAAGAGTGTCTTAATGAAACTCCTCCGGACAGAGTCAAGAGAATGAAGATGAAGATAATTGAGACAATACACAACATGTCAGAGTAG
- the LOC144210804 gene encoding uncharacterized protein LOC144210804 isoform X2 — MLEKLRILLSAQPPPAPLTVEDIKNKFKNLRTTFQRQHKAVKASKVDGSDAFVPQWKHYQQLMFLQAAGLDDCTDTTMQTSLIVSQEETQHVTNAPGLIISILPPESSNTSAPSSSSCILSNVVVKTWTEEKERALIDFYAEHSCLWNKKSKNHNNRLLRLKLLKILRRRLSDQSASFSIEDLKCKFKNLRTVFNRECKMVQVSRTSNKIYHSKWKHYQQLLFLSKWCKDEDNPENLKLQIPEEEQVQEPGNQSKLSTLTNSSCATQTNIFANPTTSSIIRKTEANTVASFQMCSVTPDYLKLQNSQTASTCPNSQTTSPMNTKSYTNPPPIKVSPISPVLLECRPISDTRCQWNEAKIHQLVLFYSKHKCLWNHKSESYKNKYMRQSLLETLSILLSDHEQPPFTVEDIKIKFRNLRTTFQREHKSVNANKTCGSENFHVPKWKHYQELMFLCESCDEEEEQPDDVPFAPSANANLHPLDHQSPVAFFSQQFPKDSVATSSSHSCNKMNTLESPPSPPPSHHSNPSSASSTSSHLDGSVLGQKRVKQQPPSTTMEVLDLMKTFYQSQIISPHAGFLKYVEECLNETPPDRVKRMKMKIIETIHNMSE, encoded by the exons ATGCTGGAAAAATTAAGAATTCTTCTATCTGCTCAACCACCACCTGCTCCTCTCAcag TGGAAGACATCAAGAACAAATTCAAGAACCTTCGTACCACCTTCCAACGGCAGCACAAAGCCGTAAAGGCAAGCAAGGTTGATGGTTCTGATGCATTTGTACCGCAGTGGAAGCACTACCAGCAACTGATGTTCCTGCAAGCTGCAGGCCTGGATGACTGCACTGACACCACCATGCAGACCTCATTAATTGTTTCACAAGAGGAGACCCAACATGTTACAAACGCCCCTGGACTCATCATATCCATTCTTCCCCCGGAATCCTCCAATACAAGTGCTCCTTCGTCGTCATCGTGCATCCTCTCCAACGTAGTGGTTAAAACTTGGACAGAAGAGAAGGAACGTGCACTTATTGATTTCTATGCAG aacaCAGCTGTCTGTGGAACAAGAAGTCTAAAAACCACAACAATCGTCTGCTCAGATTGAAACTTCTAAAGATTCTTAGGAGGAGGCTGTCCGACCAATCTGCATCATTCTCTA TTGAAGACCTCAAATGCAAGTTCAAGAATCTCCGCACAGTTTTTAACCGTGAATGCAAAATGGTTCAAGTCAGTAGGACTTCTAATAAAATCTACCACTCCAAATGGAAACACTACCAGCAACTGCTCTTCCTCAGCAAGTGGTGCAAAGATGAAGATAACCCAGAAAATCTGAAACTACAAATACCGGAGGAAGAACAAGTGCAGGAACCTGGGAACCAATCAAAGTTATCCACCCTAACCAACTCCTCTTGCGCCACCCAAACTAACATTTTCGCCAATCCCACCACTTCTTCCATCATCAGAAAGACAGAAGCCAATACCGTTGCAAGCTTTCAAATGTGCTCTGTCACTCCGGATTATCTCAAACTGCAAAATTCCCAAACTGCTTCCACATGCCCCAATTCCCAAACCACTTCCCCAATGAATACCAAATCCTATACAAATCCTCCCCCTATAAAAGTTTCTCCGATCAGTCCAGTTCTTCTCGAATGTAGGCCCATTTCTGACACCCGCTGCCAGTGGAACGAAGCCAAAATTCACCAACTCGTATTGTTTTACTCCA AACACAAGTGTTTGTGGAACCACAAGTCGGAGAGTTACAAGAACAAGTATATGAGACAGAGTCTTTTGGAGACATTGAGCATCTTACTGTCAGACCATGAGCAGCCCCCCTTTACAG TGGAAGACATCAAGATCAAATTTAGGAACCTTCGAACCACTTTTCAACGGGAACACAAGTCAGTGAACGCTAACAAAACCTGTGGTTCAGAAAACTTTCATGTACCCAAATGGAAACACTACCAAGAGTTGATGTTCCTCTGCGAATCTtgcgatgaggaggaggagcagcccGACGATGTCCCCTTTGCACCGTCGGCCAACGCCAACCTCCATCCTCTAGATCACCAATCCCCAGTTGCCTTCTTCTCCCAACAATTTCCCAAAGACTCAGTTGCAACCAGCAGTAGTCACTCTTGTAACAAAATGAATACTCTTGAATCTCCACCTTCACCTCCTCCATCCCATCATTCAAACCCCTCATCCGCTTCTTCCACATCTTCTCATCTTGACGGTAGCGTTTTGGGTCAAAAACGGGTAAAGCAACAGCCGCCATCCACCACAATGGAGGTGCTGGATTTAATGAAGACGTTCTATCAAAGTCAGATTATTTCGCCGCATGCCGGTTTTCTCAAGTACGTGGAAGAGTGTCTTAATGAAACTCCTCCGGACAGAGTCAAGAGAATGAAGATGAAGATAATTGAGACAATACACAACATGTCAGAGTAG